The Caulifigura coniformis genome includes a region encoding these proteins:
- a CDS encoding MraY family glycosyltransferase: MPLAAAPIDAPYVIAGLAFVLAVVFTPIVRRIAFATGLVDAPDGHRKLHGRTVALGGGLAVLLSMGLSLVICGLVGSRWINIGNADRSFLTAIAGASVFLVIVGLLDDKFEIRGRQKFLAQIAAVFCVSVLGGLRIDRIELFGFQIEMGVAAVPFTMFWLLGAINALNLIDGVDGLATTIGVVFSVALSILATMNNFPVDGVCALAMAGSLAGFLIYNLPPAKIFLGDAGSMLIGLVLGVLAIRCSLKGPATVALAAPTAIWAVLIFDVGMAILRRKLTGRSLYTTDRGHLHHVLQKHGFSGLGIVFLVGLLCVVCCAGALVSVYSKNEVIALVTVAVVLGTLVATRYFGHSECRLLAQKVLGLTASFVRLPYRAKRAPQPLKSRFHGKREWDLLWEALLEMAEKFDLSSVRLNVSAPSIGEEYHATWERKHPPHASRVWTSEVPLIAGPISVGRLFVAGAATEESGFGYLNEFLEALRPFEVQLHDLLQVEYVASQKSSGDISAISSNEMSAV, encoded by the coding sequence ATGCCCTTAGCTGCTGCCCCGATCGATGCCCCGTATGTCATTGCCGGGCTCGCCTTCGTGCTCGCGGTGGTGTTCACGCCCATTGTCCGCCGGATCGCCTTCGCGACCGGACTGGTCGATGCCCCGGATGGACACCGCAAGCTCCATGGCCGAACCGTTGCCCTCGGCGGCGGACTCGCGGTCCTCTTGTCGATGGGCCTCTCGCTCGTCATCTGCGGACTCGTCGGATCGCGCTGGATCAACATCGGCAACGCCGATCGTTCCTTCCTGACAGCGATCGCCGGGGCCTCTGTCTTCCTCGTGATCGTCGGCCTGCTCGATGACAAGTTCGAGATCCGCGGCCGGCAGAAGTTCCTCGCCCAGATCGCGGCGGTCTTCTGCGTCTCTGTGCTCGGCGGACTCCGGATCGACCGCATCGAACTCTTCGGCTTTCAGATCGAAATGGGTGTCGCGGCCGTTCCGTTCACCATGTTCTGGCTGCTGGGCGCCATCAATGCCCTGAACCTGATCGACGGCGTCGACGGACTCGCGACCACGATCGGAGTCGTCTTCAGCGTCGCCCTCTCCATCCTCGCGACGATGAACAACTTCCCCGTCGACGGGGTCTGTGCGCTCGCGATGGCCGGCAGCCTCGCCGGCTTCCTGATTTACAATCTCCCCCCCGCAAAGATCTTCCTCGGCGATGCCGGAAGCATGCTGATCGGGCTCGTCCTCGGCGTCCTCGCGATCCGTTGCTCCCTGAAGGGCCCCGCCACCGTCGCCCTCGCCGCACCGACCGCCATCTGGGCCGTCCTCATCTTCGACGTCGGCATGGCGATCCTCCGGCGGAAGCTGACCGGACGCAGCCTTTACACCACTGACCGCGGCCACCTCCACCACGTCCTCCAGAAGCATGGCTTCAGCGGCCTGGGAATCGTCTTCCTCGTCGGCCTGCTGTGCGTTGTCTGCTGTGCGGGCGCCCTCGTCAGCGTCTACAGCAAGAACGAAGTCATCGCCCTGGTGACCGTCGCGGTCGTCCTCGGAACGCTTGTCGCGACTCGCTACTTCGGCCACTCCGAATGTCGTCTGCTGGCTCAGAAGGTCCTGGGGCTGACTGCCTCCTTCGTCCGCCTGCCGTATCGCGCCAAACGGGCGCCGCAGCCGTTGAAGTCGCGGTTCCACGGCAAACGAGAATGGGACCTGCTCTGGGAGGCCCTCCTCGAGATGGCCGAGAAGTTCGACTTGTCCAGCGTCCGCCTGAATGTGAGCGCACCCTCTATTGGCGAGGAGTACCACGCCACCTGGGAGCGGAAGCATCCGCCGCATGCCTCGCGGGTCTGGACCTCCGAAGTCCCGCTGATCGCAGGCCCCATCAGCGTGGGACGCCTCTTTGTCGCCGGCGCCGCCACGGAAGAATCAGGCTTCGGGTATCTCAACGAGTTCCTCGAGGCCCTCCGCCCCTTCGAAGTCCAGCTGCACGACCTGCTTCAGGTCGAGTACGTCGCCTCGCAGAAGAGCTCCGGCGACATCTCCGCGATCAGCTCGAACGAAATGTCGGCCGTCTAA
- the pckA gene encoding phosphoenolpyruvate carboxykinase (ATP) — translation MSLIDLHSHKITVKACHRNLPPSRLYEEAIRHEPGTTISDRGALIAYSGEKTGRSPKDKRVVKKAPSADHVWWGPVNFPLDEPTFMINRERAIDYLNTCERLYCVDGYAGWDPRYQIKIRVICARPYHALFMQNMLIRPTAAQLETFGEPDLVIYNAGRFPANRYTTGMTSRTSVDLSLERKQVVILGTEYAGEMKKAVFTYMNYAMPGAEILSMHCSATADRETGSSALLFGLSGTGKTTLSADPKRLLIGDDEHCWTDDGVFNVEGGCYAKAVYLTREAEPQIFDALRFGAVLENVVYDEADHHVDFGDTTITENTRGAYPIEFIDNAKVPCVAGHPRDVVFLTCDAFGVLPPVSRLTPEQAEYHFLSGYTAKVAGTEVGVSRPEATFSPCFGGPFLVWHPHKYAELLTQKLKQHDAQVWLVNTGWIGGPPGVGSRIRLAYTRAIMDAIYSGELRKAPTEVEPVFDLAMVTKCTGVPEEVLRPRASWADPAAYDAAATSLLALFHHNMQNLGQGGAMAG, via the coding sequence GTGTCGCTGATCGACCTGCATTCGCACAAGATTACGGTCAAAGCCTGTCACCGGAATCTGCCCCCTTCGCGGCTGTACGAAGAAGCGATCCGACATGAGCCGGGGACGACGATCTCCGACCGGGGCGCGCTGATCGCGTATTCCGGAGAGAAGACGGGGCGGTCGCCGAAGGACAAGCGGGTGGTCAAGAAGGCGCCGTCGGCCGATCACGTGTGGTGGGGGCCGGTGAATTTTCCGCTCGATGAGCCGACGTTCATGATCAATCGTGAGCGGGCCATCGACTATCTCAACACGTGCGAGCGTCTCTACTGCGTTGACGGGTACGCGGGGTGGGACCCGCGTTACCAGATCAAGATCCGCGTGATCTGCGCGCGGCCGTACCACGCGTTATTCATGCAGAACATGCTGATCCGTCCGACGGCGGCGCAGCTGGAGACGTTCGGCGAGCCAGATCTCGTCATCTACAACGCGGGTCGCTTTCCCGCCAACCGTTACACGACGGGGATGACGTCGCGGACGAGCGTCGACCTGAGCCTCGAGCGCAAGCAGGTGGTCATCCTGGGGACCGAGTATGCCGGAGAAATGAAGAAGGCGGTGTTCACGTACATGAACTACGCGATGCCGGGGGCGGAGATCCTGTCGATGCACTGCTCGGCGACGGCCGACCGGGAGACGGGATCATCGGCCCTGCTGTTCGGTCTGTCGGGGACGGGCAAGACGACGCTGTCGGCCGATCCCAAGCGCCTTTTGATCGGCGACGACGAACATTGCTGGACGGACGACGGCGTGTTCAACGTCGAAGGCGGGTGTTACGCGAAAGCGGTCTATCTGACCCGGGAGGCGGAGCCGCAGATTTTCGACGCGCTGCGGTTCGGGGCGGTGCTGGAGAACGTCGTTTATGACGAGGCCGATCACCATGTCGACTTCGGGGACACGACGATCACGGAGAACACGCGGGGCGCGTATCCGATCGAGTTCATCGACAACGCGAAGGTTCCGTGCGTCGCGGGGCATCCGCGCGACGTGGTGTTCCTCACGTGCGATGCGTTCGGGGTGCTGCCGCCCGTCAGCCGGCTGACTCCGGAGCAGGCGGAGTATCACTTTCTCAGCGGGTACACGGCGAAGGTGGCGGGAACGGAAGTGGGCGTTTCGCGTCCGGAAGCGACCTTCTCGCCCTGCTTCGGCGGCCCGTTCCTGGTGTGGCATCCGCACAAGTACGCCGAACTGCTGACGCAGAAACTGAAGCAACACGATGCGCAGGTGTGGCTGGTGAACACAGGCTGGATCGGGGGACCTCCGGGCGTTGGCAGCCGGATCAGGCTCGCTTACACGCGGGCCATCATGGACGCGATCTACTCGGGGGAGCTGCGCAAAGCTCCGACGGAAGTGGAGCCGGTGTTTGACCTGGCGATGGTCACGAAGTGCACGGGCGTACCTGAGGAAGTTCTGCGGCCGCGCGCCTCATGGGCAGATCCGGCGGCCTATGACGCGGCTGCGACGTCGCTGCTGGCACTGTTCCACCACAACATGCAGAACCTTGGCCAGGGTGGAGCGATGGCGGGTTGA
- the sufD gene encoding Fe-S cluster assembly protein SufD → MSSAVTAKSSNSPYSAEAFDRWVSGRNEPAFLSDKRRAAFETYRELLQTPLNPEEYKRVDLRTFKPDQYLPPVKGDAAKPAAVATLMQDRAEFGGAIVHVDGRCTQSTLDPALAAKGVLFGDLAELLVTHREKLEPHFMTTGVKADQDRFSAWHAAYWTGGTVLYVPRNVEIKVPLYSLINQNTANGAEFTHTLVILEDGASATLLEETASTEENTDGMHVGAVELLVGAGARLRYVQLQNWNTRTRHFAHQVGRVGKDGMLQWTVAGLGSRMSHVHQHVHLDGQGAHAQVNGVIFATEKQLLSFYTEQSHNAPNTQSDLLYKDVLRDTARVIWRGMIKVEKDAQKTDGYQRNDALLMSADARADSIPGLEIEADDVRCTHGATAGRVDREQLFYCMCRGLSEYEAMHMIVEGFFAGVYDRIPVELVRETLREAVEKKLGIGRV, encoded by the coding sequence ATGTCGTCCGCTGTGACCGCCAAATCGTCCAATTCACCCTATTCGGCGGAGGCCTTTGACCGCTGGGTCTCCGGCCGCAACGAGCCGGCGTTCCTCAGTGACAAGCGCCGCGCGGCGTTCGAGACCTATCGCGAGTTGCTTCAGACGCCGCTCAATCCCGAGGAATACAAGCGGGTCGATCTGCGGACGTTCAAGCCGGATCAGTACCTGCCGCCGGTGAAGGGGGACGCGGCGAAGCCTGCGGCCGTGGCGACGCTGATGCAGGACCGTGCGGAATTCGGCGGGGCGATCGTGCATGTCGATGGACGGTGCACGCAGTCGACGCTGGATCCGGCGCTCGCGGCGAAAGGGGTGCTGTTCGGCGACCTTGCCGAGCTGCTGGTGACCCACCGCGAGAAGCTCGAGCCGCATTTCATGACGACGGGGGTGAAGGCCGACCAGGACCGGTTTTCCGCCTGGCATGCGGCGTACTGGACCGGTGGAACGGTGCTGTACGTCCCACGGAATGTTGAGATCAAGGTTCCGCTGTACAGCCTGATCAACCAGAACACTGCGAACGGCGCGGAATTCACGCACACGCTCGTGATCCTGGAAGACGGAGCGTCGGCGACGCTGCTGGAAGAGACGGCCTCGACGGAAGAGAACACCGACGGCATGCACGTCGGGGCAGTCGAACTGCTGGTCGGTGCAGGCGCCCGGCTGCGTTACGTGCAGCTGCAGAACTGGAACACGCGCACGCGTCACTTCGCCCACCAGGTTGGCCGTGTCGGCAAAGACGGGATGCTGCAGTGGACGGTGGCCGGGCTCGGCTCGCGGATGTCGCACGTTCACCAGCATGTTCATCTCGACGGCCAGGGCGCCCATGCCCAGGTGAACGGCGTCATTTTCGCCACCGAGAAACAACTTCTGTCGTTCTACACCGAGCAGTCACACAACGCTCCGAACACGCAATCGGACCTGTTGTACAAGGACGTCCTTCGCGACACGGCCCGCGTGATCTGGCGGGGGATGATCAAGGTCGAGAAAGACGCCCAGAAGACGGACGGTTACCAGCGGAACGACGCGCTGCTGATGAGCGCCGACGCCCGGGCCGATTCGATTCCTGGCCTGGAAATCGAGGCGGACGACGTGCGGTGCACGCACGGGGCGACGGCGGGCCGCGTGGACCGCGAACAGCTGTTCTACTGCATGTGCCGTGGCCTGAGCGAATATGAAGCGATGCACATGATTGTCGAGGGGTTCTTCGCGGGAGTTTACGACCGGATTCCGGTGGAGCTGGTGCGGGAGACGCTTCGCGAGGCGGTGGAGAAGAAGCTCGGCATCGGGCGGGTGTGA
- the lysS gene encoding lysine--tRNA ligase yields MTAPAGVDRLEAARLEKLNRIVELGHDPYGQRFDNHLPIGEARAKAPTEVGVIGEMVRVAGRIIRWPKTGKLQFVHIQDTTGRIQLMMSKADLSEPQWELIRALDLGDIVGVDGKLRLTNSGEVTIFVESICVLTKSLAQPPEKFHGAKDIELLLRHREVDLIYTEGVVDRLLLRSRIVQSIRDTLRERSFHEIDTPVLHAIAGGAAARPFITHHNALDIPLFLRIALELHLKRLMVGGIERVYEMSRVFRNEGIDATHNPEFTMLEAYQAFGNYETMMDLTEAIVVNAARVVIANAKPAAEGVIAAAEVDGRLVFPWGDTTIDLTPPWQRIRYEDAFREHVGCDMRDQSAVVAAAQKIGIDPTGKHDDVLISEVFEAICEDKLVGPVFLIDYPASICPLTKRKASEPRVAERFELYIHGMELANAYTELNDPRLQEELFTTQLAGQDAEESMAKMDVDFIKALKVGMPPAGGLGIGIDRLVMLLTNTRSIRDVIAFPLLKPEKAPAPPAKAAAKKQEAPAPAGTYECVECGHLFQLTEGAILPPCPNCSTPHHVTWAWRVSSKKA; encoded by the coding sequence ATGACTGCCCCCGCCGGCGTCGACCGCCTCGAAGCGGCCCGCCTTGAAAAACTGAACCGCATTGTCGAACTCGGCCACGATCCTTACGGCCAGCGTTTCGACAACCACCTGCCGATCGGCGAAGCGCGCGCGAAGGCCCCCACGGAAGTCGGCGTGATTGGCGAGATGGTCCGCGTGGCGGGGCGCATCATTCGCTGGCCGAAGACGGGGAAGCTGCAGTTCGTCCACATTCAGGACACGACCGGCCGCATCCAGCTGATGATGTCGAAGGCGGATCTCAGCGAGCCGCAGTGGGAACTGATCCGGGCCCTCGACCTGGGGGACATCGTCGGTGTCGACGGGAAGCTGCGGCTGACGAACTCGGGGGAAGTGACGATCTTCGTCGAGTCGATCTGCGTCCTGACGAAGTCGCTGGCGCAGCCGCCGGAGAAGTTTCACGGGGCGAAGGACATCGAGCTGCTGCTCCGGCACCGTGAAGTCGACCTGATTTACACAGAAGGGGTGGTCGATCGGCTGCTGCTTCGCAGCCGGATCGTGCAATCGATCCGCGACACGCTGCGGGAGCGAAGCTTCCACGAGATCGACACGCCGGTTCTGCATGCGATCGCTGGCGGCGCCGCGGCGCGGCCGTTCATTACGCATCACAACGCCCTCGACATTCCGCTGTTCCTGCGGATCGCCCTCGAGCTGCACCTGAAGCGGCTGATGGTGGGTGGGATCGAGCGCGTGTATGAAATGAGCCGCGTGTTCCGCAACGAGGGAATCGACGCGACGCACAATCCCGAGTTCACGATGCTGGAGGCGTACCAGGCGTTCGGCAACTACGAAACGATGATGGACCTCACGGAGGCGATCGTCGTGAACGCGGCGAGGGTGGTGATCGCGAACGCGAAGCCTGCCGCGGAAGGGGTGATCGCGGCGGCCGAAGTTGACGGCCGGCTGGTCTTCCCGTGGGGTGACACGACGATCGACCTCACGCCGCCGTGGCAGCGCATCCGGTACGAGGACGCATTCCGCGAGCACGTGGGCTGCGACATGCGCGACCAGTCGGCGGTCGTCGCGGCGGCGCAGAAGATCGGGATCGATCCGACGGGCAAGCATGATGACGTGCTGATCAGCGAGGTGTTCGAGGCGATCTGCGAAGACAAACTGGTCGGGCCGGTGTTCCTGATCGACTATCCGGCGTCGATCTGCCCGCTGACGAAGCGGAAGGCCAGCGAGCCGCGCGTGGCCGAGCGGTTCGAGCTGTACATCCACGGGATGGAGCTGGCGAACGCGTATACGGAGCTGAACGATCCGCGGCTGCAGGAAGAACTGTTCACGACACAACTGGCGGGGCAGGACGCGGAAGAATCGATGGCCAAGATGGACGTCGATTTCATCAAGGCCCTGAAGGTGGGGATGCCGCCTGCGGGGGGGCTGGGGATCGGCATCGACCGACTGGTGATGCTGCTGACGAACACGCGGAGCATCCGGGATGTGATTGCGTTTCCGCTGCTCAAGCCCGAGAAGGCCCCTGCTCCGCCGGCGAAAGCGGCGGCGAAGAAGCAGGAAGCTCCGGCGCCTGCGGGAACATACGAGTGCGTCGAGTGCGGGCACTTGTTCCAGCTGACCGAAGGAGCGATCCTGCCCCCCTGCCCCAACTGCAGTACGCCGCACCACGTGACGTGGGCGTGGCGGGTGAGTTCCAAGAAGGCTTAA
- a CDS encoding alpha/beta hydrolase encodes MRIPTLLTLAGFAALLTVETPAIAQAPDVPKPTLANVPYGTHSRQVLDFYRAPHESSTPVLFFVHGGGWMSGDKANPDFLAKCLDRGISVVSINYRLIPDAIAAKVDPPVKACLEDAARALQFVRSKSAEWKIDKQRIAGCGGSAGGFTALWLAFHDEMANPKSADPVARESTRLSGVLAFVPQTTLDPKLMSSWIPNNDYGHHAFALGSMKEFHEKRDSLLPQIREFSPFDLASSDDPPVLLFYDNAPNLGVDYKDPPHSANFGAGLGQKLEAVGIEHELNYNNDYGRMKWPDLFGFLAEKLKAAPPR; translated from the coding sequence ATGCGGATTCCGACATTACTGACTCTGGCCGGGTTCGCGGCCCTGCTGACCGTGGAAACCCCGGCCATCGCCCAGGCGCCCGACGTCCCGAAGCCGACTCTCGCCAACGTCCCGTATGGAACGCATTCGCGCCAGGTGCTCGACTTTTACCGGGCCCCGCACGAATCGAGCACCCCGGTCCTCTTCTTCGTGCACGGCGGAGGCTGGATGTCCGGCGACAAGGCCAATCCCGACTTCCTCGCAAAATGCCTCGACCGCGGAATCTCCGTCGTCTCGATCAACTATCGCCTCATCCCCGATGCAATCGCGGCGAAGGTCGATCCGCCGGTCAAAGCCTGCCTCGAAGACGCCGCCCGGGCCCTGCAGTTCGTCCGCAGCAAATCGGCCGAGTGGAAGATCGACAAACAACGCATCGCCGGCTGCGGAGGATCGGCCGGTGGTTTCACTGCCTTGTGGCTCGCCTTCCACGACGAAATGGCTAACCCGAAGAGCGCCGACCCGGTCGCCCGCGAATCGACCCGATTGAGTGGTGTGCTCGCATTCGTCCCGCAGACGACGCTTGACCCGAAGCTCATGTCATCGTGGATTCCCAACAACGACTACGGCCACCATGCCTTCGCCCTCGGAAGCATGAAGGAGTTCCACGAGAAACGGGATTCACTGCTGCCGCAGATCCGGGAATTCTCCCCCTTCGATCTGGCGAGTTCCGATGACCCGCCTGTCCTTTTGTTCTACGACAACGCTCCCAATCTGGGCGTTGACTACAAAGACCCGCCGCATTCGGCCAACTTCGGCGCAGGGTTGGGCCAGAAGCTCGAAGCCGTCGGCATCGAGCACGAGCTCAACTACAACAACGACTACGGCCGCATGAAATGGCCCGATCTCTTCGGCTTCCTCGCCGAAAAGCTCAAAGCCGCTCCCCCCAGGTAG
- a CDS encoding CvpA family protein, whose protein sequence is MWYDIAVLGVLVFCMARGASRGLIWQLATIAGIILCLMFAETFSGILGPHISLQPPLNEWVTMFGAYLVCSFVAFGAARMLTKGIEGAGLKEYNSHLGAIFGLAKGIVVCLVATFFLATLDATHNLIANSKSGYYAAITMRKIHPIMPEKLHDALNRYIHSLDNIPGVGPMDHDHVVDPNVGLADAIRDAAKAVDDKFSNPFLPTTSTPPQYSAPSDPWGTQPQPSTQTIASQPANSGVSSIPLGARTPAQPYPTQQYQPQQYQPQPYQQPVPAYQTPAPSPGTVDSTDFWNQVRGTLRTQARQSLAETLENMDPATRQRLQQQILDSLKNTRSEDLPKLEEQLIRSTAGALPGLLSSWMGSGSTGATVAPTAAATQATGEREKLLAEVSQLRSTFPQIQARLQSELRGLMAGVPDVVAVQVLKDWKADLTRDVNNDPDRTTDIDTPVEQRILLQMQRYGVRIENLDPTLRERLSSGANNGAQLR, encoded by the coding sequence ATGTGGTACGACATCGCAGTGCTGGGCGTGCTGGTGTTCTGCATGGCACGCGGCGCTTCTCGCGGGCTCATCTGGCAGCTCGCCACCATCGCGGGCATCATTCTGTGTCTGATGTTCGCCGAGACCTTTTCCGGGATTCTCGGACCACATATCTCGCTCCAGCCGCCGCTCAATGAATGGGTGACGATGTTCGGGGCCTACCTGGTGTGCTCGTTCGTCGCCTTCGGAGCAGCCCGCATGCTGACCAAGGGGATCGAAGGAGCGGGTCTCAAGGAATACAACTCCCACCTGGGAGCCATCTTCGGCCTCGCGAAAGGCATCGTCGTCTGCCTCGTCGCGACGTTCTTTCTCGCCACGCTCGACGCGACGCACAACCTCATTGCGAACTCGAAATCGGGTTACTACGCCGCGATCACCATGCGAAAGATCCATCCCATCATGCCTGAAAAGCTGCATGATGCCCTAAACCGCTATATCCACTCGCTCGACAATATCCCGGGCGTTGGACCGATGGATCACGATCACGTCGTCGATCCGAACGTCGGCCTCGCCGATGCGATCCGCGACGCGGCGAAGGCCGTCGACGACAAGTTCAGCAATCCGTTCCTGCCGACGACGTCGACGCCTCCGCAATATTCCGCCCCGTCCGATCCCTGGGGCACTCAGCCGCAGCCAAGCACGCAGACGATCGCGTCGCAGCCGGCGAATTCCGGCGTGAGCTCGATTCCTCTGGGGGCACGGACGCCGGCACAGCCCTACCCCACTCAGCAGTACCAGCCGCAGCAATATCAGCCCCAGCCGTATCAGCAGCCGGTGCCTGCCTACCAGACGCCCGCGCCGTCGCCAGGGACGGTCGACTCGACCGATTTCTGGAACCAGGTTCGCGGCACGCTGCGGACGCAGGCCCGCCAGTCGCTGGCCGAAACGCTGGAGAATATGGATCCCGCAACGCGCCAGCGGCTGCAGCAGCAGATTCTCGATTCGCTGAAGAACACCCGTTCGGAGGACCTTCCGAAGCTGGAAGAGCAGCTGATCCGCTCGACAGCGGGCGCGCTGCCGGGATTACTGTCGAGCTGGATGGGATCGGGTTCGACGGGGGCGACCGTCGCGCCGACCGCGGCGGCCACCCAGGCCACCGGCGAACGGGAGAAGCTGCTGGCCGAGGTGTCGCAGCTGCGTTCGACTTTCCCGCAGATCCAGGCCCGGCTGCAATCGGAGCTGCGAGGCCTGATGGCGGGCGTACCGGATGTCGTGGCGGTACAGGTCCTGAAAGACTGGAAAGCGGACCTGACCCGGGATGTGAACAACGATCCCGATCGGACGACGGACATCGATACGCCGGTCGAACAGCGGATTCTCCTGCAGATGCAGCGCTACGGCGTCCGGATCGAGAATCTCGACCCGACGCTGCGTGAACGGCTCTCGTCGGGGGCGAACAACGGAGCGCAGCTTCGGTAG